The genomic segment GATGCGTGAAATTACTGGAAGACCTCTTAGAAGTTTACAGGGGATATCAGATTGTCAACCATTTGCAACAGGTGAACTCATTCGACCATTGTTAGAGTTTGAAAAGACAGAACTTGATGCACCAGTTTTTTTTGAAGATTGGACTAATCATGGGACAAATCAGCTGAGAAATAGAATTCGAAATCAACTCATCCCAAATTTAAAAAAAGAAAATCCCCAGTTTACAGAAGCAATATTATCATTGACATCTGAAATTAGTATGGCAATGTCGATTATTACCGACAGAATTTCAGAGCTAGATATTGTCAGTAAAAAAATATCACTGACAGACTTTTGTCAGCAGAGTAAAGCCTTGCAGCACTTTATCTTACAAGAATATTTTGCTCAATTTCCAGAGATGAGTATGAATAAATCTAAATTTGAAGAGTTGATTCATATTATCAATCGACCTCAACAATATCGTGAGAAATTGAATAAAACGGTACTTTTTGTTAAGACAAAAGATGAATTTTATATTGAAAAATATTATCCAGAATTAGAACAGAATACTGACAAAAATCTGTCAGTGCTGACAGAAAATCCTAATGATGACAGCTTTATGCAAGTGAATTTACCAGCAACGGGAAAGATTGTAATTAGAAAAAGAGCGCCAGGTGATGTGATTCTGATTAATGGTCATCATAAAAAACTAAGAAAATATTTTATTGATCAAAAAGTTCCACTTGAAAAGCGTGATAATTTACTTATTTTTGTAGAAAATGAACTCTATGCAGTAGTTGATGTTATATGCTCTGATTTGAGTAAAAGGGCTAAAAATGATAAAATGGGAAGGACATTATGGGTTAAACCCAGTGTAAGAGAGGAAAAGCAACATGCTTGATAAAATGCTTGATAGAGACATTGAAAAAGTGCTTGTTTCAGAGGATGAAATCGTCGAAAAATCTAAAGAGCTTGGCGCAGTTTTGACTAAAGAATATGCTGATAAAAATCCGTTAGTTCTAGGAATTTTAAGAGGTTCTGTTCCATTTTTGGCTGAGTTGATTAAACACATTGATGCCCATCTTGAAACAGATTTTATGACTGTTTCAAGTTATCACGGTGGTACAAAATCATCAGGTGAAGTCAAGCTGATTTTAGATGTTGATACAGCTGTTAAAGACCGCGATATTCTTATTGTTGAGGATATTATTGATACGGGACGTACTCTGAAGTATCTGAAAGAGCTTTTGGAGCATCGTGGTGCTCGTGTAAAAATCGTTACTTTACTTGATAAGCCTGAAGGACGTGTTGTTGAGATTACTCCAGATTATTCTGGTTTCACTATTCCAAATGAATTTGTTGTCGGATTTGGATTAGATTATAATGAAAATTATCGCAACCTTCCCTATGTTGGTGTCTTGAAACCAGAGGTTTACACAAAATAATTTTATTCATACTAAGACTAAAGTATGAAAAATTGTTTGACCAATACTTACTATTAGCAATCCCTCTAAAATTATGCTATAACTAGATAATCTAACTGTTACTGATAGATTTTTTGTCAGTAATAAATAAATTAAAAAGACAAGGAAAAAATGAATAACAACAAGCAACCAAAACAAGGAAATTTTGTAAAAAATATCTTCATGTGGGTCATGTTAGCTATTATCGTTGTTGTCGGGTTCAATTTCTTTTTCAGTAATAACCATTCAAACGTAGATAAAATCAGCTATTCACAATTAATGACTAAGCTCGATGATGGCAAGATTAAGACAATCACAATGCAGCCATCTGATAGTTTGATAACTGTTACAGGGGAATATAAAGAGCCAGTAAAAGTTGACAATGCGGGGAGCTTCCCACTTTTAGGAAATTCAACAACTGAAGTTAAGGAATTTCAAGCATATATTATCCCAACAGATAGTATAGTTAAAGATATGCAAAACGTTGCATCAGATAATGATGTAAAAATCAGTGTTATCCAAGCTTCATCAAGTGGTATGTGGATTCAAATCCTTTCATACATTATCCCTATGCTCCTTTTCGTGGGTGTTTTCTGGTTGATGATGGGTGGAATGGGTTCCCGTGGTGGCGGTGGCGCAGGCAATCCGATGTCATTTGGGAAATCTCGTGCCAAACAGCAAGATGGTAAGACATCAAAAGTTCGTTTTGCTGACGTTGCAGGTTCAGAAGAAGAAAAACAAGAGCTTGTTGAAGTCGTAGACTTCCTCAAAAATCCTAAGAAATATCATGATTTAGGCGCTCGTATTCCTGCTGGTGTACTTCTTGAAGGTCCTCCAGGTACAGGTAAAACTTTGCTTGCTAAGGCAGTTGCCGGTGAAGCAGGAGTTCCTTTTTACAGTATCTCGGGTTCTGATTTCGTAGAAATGTTTGTCGGTGTTGGTGCCTCACGTGTACGTGATCTTTTCGAAAACGCTAAGAAAACCTCTCCATCAATTATCTTCATTGATGAAATTGATGCTGTTGGACGTCAACGTGGCGCAGGTCTTGGTGGTGGTAACGATGAGCGTGAGCAAACTTTGAATCAACTCCTTGTAGAGATGGATGGTTTCCAAGATAATGCCAACTCTGTTATCGTTATCGCAGCTACTAACCGTTCTGATGTACTTGACCCAGCATTGTTGCGTCCAGGACGTTTTGACCGTAAGGTTCTTGTTGGTGCTCCAGATGTTAAGGGCCGTGAAGCTGTACTTCGTGTCCATGCTAAAAATAAACCACTTGATTCAAGTGTTGACCTCAAAGTTATTGCTCAACAAACTCCAGGTTTCGTTGGTGCTGACCTTGAAAATGTCCTAAATGAAGCAGCTCTTGTCGCTGCTCGCCGTAATAAGAGAGTTATTGATGCATCTGACATTGATGAAGCTCAAGACCGAGTTATTGCAGGTCCAGCGAAGAAAGACAAGAAGATTTCAGAGCATGAACGTGAAACAGTGGCTTACCATGAAGCAGGTCATACCATTGTTGGACTTGTTCTTTCAAATGCTAATACAGTCCATAAAGTTACAATTGTTCCACGTGGTCGTGCTGGTGGATATATGATTGCTCTTCCAAAAGAAGACCAGTTCCTCTTGTCTAAGGAAGATATGAAAGAAAATCTTGCAGGACTTATGGGTGGTCGCGCAGCTGAGCAAATTATCTATAACCAAATTACTACCGGAGCTTCTAATGACTTTGAACAAGCTACACGTATTGCTCGTGGAATGGTTACTCAGTATGGAATGTCTGAAAGACTTGGTACAGTTAGTTATGAAGGTGACCATGCAGTGTTCATTGGACGTGACTATGGTCAAACAAAAACTTACTCCGAAGCAACAGCAATTGCTATTGATGAAGAAATTCGTGCAATTACGAAAGAAGCTTATGATAAAGCAGTTGAAGTCATTCAAGCACATCGTGAACAACATAAAGCAATTGCGATGGCATTGCTTAAATATGAAACACTTAATGCTAAGCAAATTCTTTCACTTTTCAACACAGGTAAAATGCCTGAAGGTGAAGGAGTCGAAGAAAGTAGTATTGAGCCAAAATCATTTGATGAAATTTTATCAGCAAAAAATGATTTCTCAAATATTAATATTTATAGTGGTGATGAAACCTCAAGTTCTGAACCAGAAAATAAAAAATCAGAGAATGAAACAGCCGAATAAGGCTGTTTTTTTCTGCTTGAGTTTATTCTTGACAAAAAATATAAATCTGATATAATTAAATAGTTGTCGTTTGAAGCGATAGCTTTCTAAAAGGCACTATTCATAGTATTTTCAAAAGAATAACATAGTTTATTCTTGACAAAAAATATAAATAGTGTATAATGGAAAAGTACTGTTTGAGGCAGGACAACAACGTATGGTCCGTTGGTCAAGGGGTTAAGACACCGCCTTTTCACGGCGGTAACACGGGTTCGAATCCCGTACGGACTATATTTGGAGGATTACCCAAGTCCGGCTGAAGGGAACGGTCTTGAAAACCGTCAGGCGTGTAAAAGCGTGCGTGGGTTCGAATCCCACATCCTCCTTTTTATATTATCGCGGGATGGAGCAGCTAGGTAGCTCGTCGGGCTCATAACCCGAAGGTCATAGGTTCAAATCCTATTCCCGCAATTTATTAGGGCTCGGTAGCTCAGTTGGTAGAGCAATGGATTGAAGCTCCATGTGTCGGCGGTTCGATTCCGTCTCGCGCCATTTCTTTAATTAGCGGATGTAGTTTAATGGTAGAACCCCAGCCTTCCAAGCTGGCTACGCGAGTTCGATTCTCGTCATCCGCTTAAATAAATATTTTGGGAGTTTAGCTCAGTTGGTTAGAGCACTGTGTTGATAACGCAGGGGTCCCAGGTTCGAATCCTGGAATTCCCATATTTGGTATCTATTGCATAGGAGATATACCTGTTCCCATGTCGAACACAGAAGTCAAGTCCTATTGCGCTGGAAGTACTTGGAGGTTGCCTCCTGGGAGATATAGACGATGCCAAGTTGTATTGCGGATTAGCTCAGTTGGTAGTAGCGCATGACTGTTAATCATGATGTCGTCAGTTCGAGTCTGACATCCGCAGTATGTAAATCGCTTGAGGGCGATTTTTTTTGTTAGTTAAAAGATTAACAAAAAATCTTGGCACATAAAAACGTGTCAAGATTTTTATTTACAGAAAAAATGTAAACGTGTACAATTGTTGTTGTACGAAATATACAAAGGAGATAAACATGACTGAAAAAGTTAGTTTGAAAGTAAAAGTCCAACGTTTTGGTACTTTCTTATCAATGATGGTTATGCCTAATATCCCAGCATTAATTGCTTGGGGATTTATTACCTCATTGTTTTTGACACCTGGTGGATGGATTGTTGCGATTTGGCCACATTCTGTAGGATTTACGAAAGAAATTTCAAATGTTATTGGCCCAATGTTGGGTTATATGATTCCTCTACTTATCGCTTATACTGGTGGTAAAAATGTTTACGGTAGTGAACGCGGAGGTGTTGTAGGTGCTATTGGTGCAATGGGATGTTTTGTTGCAGCAGAAGTTGGACCTGGAATTCCTATGATTTTAGGAGCTATGGTTGTAGGGCCTCTTGGTGGATGGTTACAAAAGAAATTTGACAATTGGGTACAACCTCATATTAAAACAGGTTTGGAAATGTTAGTTAATAACTTTTCTGCTGGTTTTATGGGATTATTTCTTGCAATTATTTCTTATAAAGTAGTTGAACCATTCGTTGATTTCTTTACAAATATTGCTCATGATGGTGTGCAAGCATTGATTAATGCCCACTTGATTCCATTGGCTAATTTATTTATTGAGCCAGCTAAAATCTTATTCCTTAATAATGCTATTAATCATGGTATTTTAACACCGCTTGGTCTTGATCAAGCAAAGACTGCAGGTAAATCAATTCTTTTCCTTTTGGAAGCTAATCCTGGTCCTGGGCTTGGTATTTTGATTGCTTTCTGGTTATTCGGTAAAGGTACTGCGAAGGCGACAGCTCCTGGTGCTATCATTATTCAATTTATTGGTGGTATCCATGAAATTTATTTCCCATATGTTATGATGAAACCTGCACTGTTCCTTGCTGTTATGGCTGGTGGTGTATCTGGTACATTTATGAACAATATTTTGAACACGGGTCTTGTGGCTCCAGCTGCGCCTGGTTCGATTATTGCTATTTTTGCACAAGGTTCCTCTCCTGCTGCAGGTGGTATCATGAACTTTGTCAAAATTTTGATTGCTGTTCTTGTAGCTGCTGCGGTATCTTTCATTGTAGCTGCTATAATTTTAAGACGTGACAAGTCTATGGTTGATGATACAGCATTTGCTGAAGCTCAGGCTGGTGTAGCTGCTGATAAAGCCGTTTCTAAAGGTCAATCTAATTCTGCTACAACAAGTGACTTCTCTGCTGTAAAACATATTATTTTTGCTTGTGATGCTGGGATGGGCTCATCTGCGATGGGGGCTTCTATCTTGCGTAATAAAGCTAAAAAAGCAGGATTGACTCAAGATGTGACGAACGTTGCTATTGCAAACCTTAAAGCTGGCTCTGACACGATTGTTGTTACTCAGGAAGAGTTGGCTCCCCGGGCTGCTACAATGGCTCCAGAAGCGATTCGTTATTCTGTTGCTAATTTCTTAAATTCACCTAAGTATGATGAAATTATCAATACATTAACAGGTGCTGACGAAATTGTTGTGACTCCTGTTAGTGTTGAAACTTCGAATGCTGATGAAATTGATCTAAATCAAATTGATGAAGTGGTTTTTGCTCATGATAGTGTGCATACAGGATCTAGTACTATGGGTAAAGAAACAATTCAAGCGATTTTCCGTAATCATGGTGTAAAAATTCCAGTGTCAGATGTTGAGTTTATTGGTCTTGGAGCTTTTAATGCTTCAAATATCATGATTGTAACGACTCAAGAATTTACAGACACAGCAAAATCAAAAGCACCAAATGCGCAACATCTTTCAGTAGAAAGTCTGATTACAACACCTGAATATTTGAACATGGTTAAACGAATGAATAAATGAATCATTAAAAAGTGTCGTCAGTACTGACAGGTTTTTATTAGGAGAAATCGCTCTTGGAAATGATAAAATAGAATAAATATAATGGGGAAGGAGCGCTGTCATGCTTATTACAAGTCGTGAGCAAAAATTAATTCATGAATTTTTAAAAAGTGGAACACTCACGATTTCCGAGATGCTAGAGCTAACGGGAACAAGTCGAAGAACACTTTATCGTGATTTAGATAAGCTGCAGCAATCCTTACCTCAAGGGGTCAATTTACGGACTTCTGATGATGGGTATTTACTGACAGGAAATTTGAAGTTACTGACAGAGGCGCGTGAATTAGTCGAATATTCGTCAGTAGAGCGTCTTCATGGTGAGTTGATGTTACTGATTGAGGATAGGGCCTCAATCGCCTCCATAACGGAGAGTTTTGGTGTAAGTCAGCCAACGGCAACAAGTGATTTACGTCAGATTGAGCAAACTTTGCTTGAAAATGAGCTGGTACTAGAACGTGAGCAAGGTCTGAGAATTAAAGGACGTGAGGAAAATATTCGG from the Lactococcus allomyrinae genome contains:
- the tilS gene encoding tRNA lysidine(34) synthetase TilS, whose protein sequence is MTPNQLKFLKIVKDKHYFDRHDKVLVALSGGQDSMTLFNWLYDLQEKLDIKLGIAHINHGMRVESEHEEQAIREMSNKLAVPIYVDRFIGEFTERDAREFRYKFFDKIMYENAYTAVVTAHHKGDVVETVLMREITGRPLRSLQGISDCQPFATGELIRPLLEFEKTELDAPVFFEDWTNHGTNQLRNRIRNQLIPNLKKENPQFTEAILSLTSEISMAMSIITDRISELDIVSKKISLTDFCQQSKALQHFILQEYFAQFPEMSMNKSKFEELIHIINRPQQYREKLNKTVLFVKTKDEFYIEKYYPELEQNTDKNLSVLTENPNDDSFMQVNLPATGKIVIRKRAPGDVILINGHHKKLRKYFIDQKVPLEKRDNLLIFVENELYAVVDVICSDLSKRAKNDKMGRTLWVKPSVREEKQHA
- the hpt gene encoding hypoxanthine phosphoribosyltransferase, translated to MLDRDIEKVLVSEDEIVEKSKELGAVLTKEYADKNPLVLGILRGSVPFLAELIKHIDAHLETDFMTVSSYHGGTKSSGEVKLILDVDTAVKDRDILIVEDIIDTGRTLKYLKELLEHRGARVKIVTLLDKPEGRVVEITPDYSGFTIPNEFVVGFGLDYNENYRNLPYVGVLKPEVYTK
- the ftsH gene encoding ATP-dependent zinc metalloprotease FtsH; protein product: MNNNKQPKQGNFVKNIFMWVMLAIIVVVGFNFFFSNNHSNVDKISYSQLMTKLDDGKIKTITMQPSDSLITVTGEYKEPVKVDNAGSFPLLGNSTTEVKEFQAYIIPTDSIVKDMQNVASDNDVKISVIQASSSGMWIQILSYIIPMLLFVGVFWLMMGGMGSRGGGGAGNPMSFGKSRAKQQDGKTSKVRFADVAGSEEEKQELVEVVDFLKNPKKYHDLGARIPAGVLLEGPPGTGKTLLAKAVAGEAGVPFYSISGSDFVEMFVGVGASRVRDLFENAKKTSPSIIFIDEIDAVGRQRGAGLGGGNDEREQTLNQLLVEMDGFQDNANSVIVIAATNRSDVLDPALLRPGRFDRKVLVGAPDVKGREAVLRVHAKNKPLDSSVDLKVIAQQTPGFVGADLENVLNEAALVAARRNKRVIDASDIDEAQDRVIAGPAKKDKKISEHERETVAYHEAGHTIVGLVLSNANTVHKVTIVPRGRAGGYMIALPKEDQFLLSKEDMKENLAGLMGGRAAEQIIYNQITTGASNDFEQATRIARGMVTQYGMSERLGTVSYEGDHAVFIGRDYGQTKTYSEATAIAIDEEIRAITKEAYDKAVEVIQAHREQHKAIAMALLKYETLNAKQILSLFNTGKMPEGEGVEESSIEPKSFDEILSAKNDFSNINIYSGDETSSSEPENKKSENETAE
- a CDS encoding PTS transporter subunit EIIC, with product MTEKVSLKVKVQRFGTFLSMMVMPNIPALIAWGFITSLFLTPGGWIVAIWPHSVGFTKEISNVIGPMLGYMIPLLIAYTGGKNVYGSERGGVVGAIGAMGCFVAAEVGPGIPMILGAMVVGPLGGWLQKKFDNWVQPHIKTGLEMLVNNFSAGFMGLFLAIISYKVVEPFVDFFTNIAHDGVQALINAHLIPLANLFIEPAKILFLNNAINHGILTPLGLDQAKTAGKSILFLLEANPGPGLGILIAFWLFGKGTAKATAPGAIIIQFIGGIHEIYFPYVMMKPALFLAVMAGGVSGTFMNNILNTGLVAPAAPGSIIAIFAQGSSPAAGGIMNFVKILIAVLVAAAVSFIVAAIILRRDKSMVDDTAFAEAQAGVAADKAVSKGQSNSATTSDFSAVKHIIFACDAGMGSSAMGASILRNKAKKAGLTQDVTNVAIANLKAGSDTIVVTQEELAPRAATMAPEAIRYSVANFLNSPKYDEIINTLTGADEIVVTPVSVETSNADEIDLNQIDEVVFAHDSVHTGSSTMGKETIQAIFRNHGVKIPVSDVEFIGLGAFNASNIMIVTTQEFTDTAKSKAPNAQHLSVESLITTPEYLNMVKRMNK